The proteins below come from a single Pseudomonas chlororaphis genomic window:
- a CDS encoding membrane protein, whose translation MRVLFQLPLRRFAAFVLIAALALTGCQTAPQKGLSPAQVAVLKQQGFELTDEGWAFGLSGKVLFGSDVEKLNPASTEIVERIGKALLGAGIARVRVDGHTDASGSQAYNEQLSKRRASSVGTVLASVGMREENIQLRGLGSSKPVASNDTASGRTENRRVAIVVIAD comes from the coding sequence GTGCGTGTACTTTTTCAACTTCCCTTGAGGCGGTTCGCCGCGTTCGTGTTGATCGCCGCCCTGGCCCTGACCGGCTGCCAGACCGCACCGCAGAAAGGCTTGAGCCCGGCCCAGGTTGCCGTCCTCAAGCAACAGGGGTTCGAACTGACTGACGAAGGCTGGGCCTTTGGCCTGTCGGGCAAGGTGCTGTTCGGCAGCGACGTGGAAAAGCTCAACCCGGCCAGCACCGAAATCGTCGAGCGCATCGGCAAGGCACTGTTGGGCGCCGGTATTGCGCGGGTACGGGTGGATGGCCATACCGATGCATCGGGCTCGCAAGCCTACAACGAACAACTGTCGAAGCGTCGGGCCAGCAGCGTCGGCACGGTGCTGGCAAGTGTCGGCATGCGCGAGGAAAACATCCAACTGCGCGGCCTCGGCAGCAGCAAGCCGGTCGCCTCCAACGACACGGCCAGCGGGCGCACCGAGAACCGTCGCGTCGCCATCGTGGTCATCGCCGATTAA